The Coffea arabica cultivar ET-39 chromosome 8e, Coffea Arabica ET-39 HiFi, whole genome shotgun sequence genome window below encodes:
- the LOC113703836 gene encoding transcription factor MYB41-like, producing the protein MATSPENGVKKGAWSKEEDQILIHYMGNHDLETWKTVSEQAGLNRCGKSCRLRWTNYLRPGIKRGEFSADEEATIISLQREHGNKWSRIAAHLPGRTDNDIKNFWNTRLKKKLLRRVINPTTHKPIPDFNLLNFADQAQLLSVSDNPNLEVALANNANELIKNQVKVLQNMLQIINPNPLQYFQGNLDLYELIQLNGFFDRTATDLALNPLQPQSMIAGFSNESPVLLNQQQPYTSNSLPFFDGETIPGPVLDDNIIHSDNICNSDYCLPSLVSAAPESSTVKQMESFYVSTEAPEQYSVFDALENPVDIDEACGSFWKDNFGFPADG; encoded by the exons ATGGCTACTTCTCCAGAGAACGGTGTGAAGAAAGGGGCATGGTCTAAAGAAGAGGACCAGATTTTGATTCATTATATGGGAAATCATGACCTGGAAACTTGGAAGACAGTCTCAGAGCAAGCAGGCTTAAACAGGTGTGGAAAGAGTTGCAGGCTAAGATGGACCAATTATCTGAGGCCTGGCATTAAGAGAGGAGAATTCTCAGCTGATGAAGAAGCAACTATAATTTCTCTCCAGAGAGAACATGGAAATAA gtGGTCAAGAATTGCAGCTCATCTTCCTGGACGAACTGACAATGATATCAAGAATTTTTGGAACACACGCTTGAAGAAGAAACTTCTCAGGAGGGTCATCAACCCGACAACTCACAAGCCAATTCCTGATTTTAATCTCCTCAACTTTGCTGATCAGGCTCAGCTCTTATCGGTCTCAGACAACCCTAATCTGGAAGTTGCACTGGCTAATAATGCAAATGAACTCATCAAAAACCAAGTCAAAGTCCTTCAAAACATGTTGCAGATTATAAATCCAAATCCACTTCAATATTTTCAGGGAAATCTTGACTTGTATGAGCTTATTCAACTTAACGGATTTTTTGACAGGACAGCCACTGACTTGGCTCTTAATCCCTTGCAACCTCAGTCCATGATTGCAGGTTTCAGCAATGAATCTCCGGTACTACTAAACCAACAGCAGCCTTACACTTCAAATTCTTTGCCATTCTTTGATGGTGAAACTATCCCAGGTCCGGTTCTTGATGACAACATTATTCACTCGGATAACATCTGCAATTCAGATTATTGTCTTCCGTCATTAGTTTCAGCAGCCCCTGAAAGTTCGACTGTCAAACAAATGGAAAGTTTTTATGTATCTACAGAAGCACCTGAGCAGTACAGTGTCTTTGATGCTTTGGAAAATCCTGTGGATATTGATGAAGCCTGCGGTTCTTTTTGGAAAGACAATTTCGGTTTCCCAGCAGACGGTTGA
- the LOC113702660 gene encoding transcription factor MYB41-like, giving the protein MARSPENGVKKGPWSIEEDKKLIEYIEKHGQGNWQTLPKQAGLNRCGKSCRLRWTNYLRPGIKRGGFSAEEEATITALHKQLGNKWSRIAAHLPRRTDNEIKNFWNTHLKKKLLRKGIDPTTHKPIPDFNLLNLSQTQLSSVSNLYNVISPLDTALNFQASANDLIKFQLLQNMMQAINPNPLPYVQGNTNLADLIQLNWIFNGANTDFTVDPLQAQSMTANFCNISPLLNQQQTSTSHSLQCSDGEMIPGPIRDDNVKVPSNVYKSEYSLPSLFSVTPESSVVNPLESFMHTSIPAEAPEQSNVFDALESLVDDEASSSFWKDILG; this is encoded by the exons ATGGCGAGGTCCCCAGAAAATGGTGTAAAGAAGGGGCCATGGTCGATTGAGGAAGacaaaaaattgattgaatatATTGAAAAGCATGGCCAGGGAAACTGGCAGACTCTTCCCAAGCAAGCAGGCTTAAATAGGTGCGGCAAGAGTTGCAGGCTAAGATGGACCAATTACCTGAGGCCTGGTATCAAGAGAGGAGGCTTCTCAGCTGAAGAGGAAGCGACCATCACAGCCCTCCATAAACAACTGGGAAACAA GTGGTCAAGAATTGCAGCTCACCTTCCTAGACGAACTGACaatgaaatcaagaatttttGGAACACGCATTTGAAGAAGAAGCTGCTAAGGAAGGGCATTGACCCGACAACTCACAAGCCAATTCCTGATTTTAATCTCCTTAATCTTTCTCAGACTCAGCTCTCATCAGTTTCGAATCTGTACAATGTCATCAGTCCTTTGGATACTGCTCTTAACTTTCAAGCAAGTGCTAATGACTTGATCAAGTTCCAACTCCTCCAAAACATGATGCAAGCTATAAATCCAAATCCTCTTCCATATGTTCAGGGAAACACCAACTTGGCAGATCTTATCCAACTTAACTGGATTTTCAATGGGGCAAACACCGACTTCACTGTTGATCCCTTACAAGCACAGTCCATGACTGCAAATTTCTGCAATATTTCTCCACTACTGAATCAACAACAGACTTCCACTTCACATTCTTTGCAATGCTCAGATGGTGAAATGATTCCAGGTCCCATTCGTGATGACAACGTTAAAGTCCCCAGCAACGTGTATAAGTCAGAATATTCTCTTCCATCATTATTTTCAGTAACCCCTGAAAGCTCCGTTGTGAACCCACTTGAAAGCTTCATGCACACTTCCATACCCGCAGAAGCACCTGAACAGTCCAATGTCTTCGATGCTTTGGAAAGTCTCGTGGATGATGAAGCCAGCAGTTCGTTCTGGAAAGACATTTTGGGATGA